In a genomic window of Methylobacter sp. YRD-M1:
- a CDS encoding TolC family outer membrane protein: MPPIFRSGGLVLLVLLGWTSCPALAAELPSSNLLDIYNKAIEEDPQLMKGKAIRQVSEEQHNQAKAKALLPSVNLSANVTGNHQNIRLNDPQAIGVGGEDLFLSDGYDITLYQPVFHYDRLIAMDQAGQRVEQSEMELSATHQDLILRVAERYFGLLGALDNLRYSEAQKDTLGRQREQTQQRFNYGEIAITDVSESNAGYDRAVADEIEAQQQLNDARAALREITGEYYDNLSALAEDIPLVKPEPLNEKNWTDQALTQNPRIVAATIASNIARDEISRLDSAHLPNLDFKASNGWMQTGGQFGDTTIFYNSFGLEMNMSLYEGGQMTSRSREAAHRHDETLATLKQEQRSAERQSRDAFYGVVTGVSRVQALRQTLKSQELSMREIESGIQVGSRTTLDLVVATREWYRVQRDYAKARYDYLLNTLRLKRSAGILEYEDLAKINTFLTGSGSASVSIDMKQIQ; the protein is encoded by the coding sequence ATGCCGCCCATTTTTCGCTCTGGAGGCTTGGTTTTGCTGGTTTTGCTGGGATGGACTTCATGTCCGGCACTGGCTGCCGAGTTGCCGTCCAGTAATCTGCTGGATATCTATAACAAGGCAATAGAGGAAGACCCGCAACTGATGAAGGGAAAGGCAATCCGCCAAGTTAGCGAAGAACAGCACAATCAGGCAAAGGCCAAGGCCTTGCTGCCATCAGTAAACCTCTCCGCCAATGTCACCGGCAATCATCAGAATATCCGTTTAAATGATCCGCAGGCAATCGGTGTCGGCGGAGAAGATCTGTTTCTCAGCGATGGTTACGATATCACTCTTTATCAGCCGGTGTTTCACTATGACAGGTTGATAGCCATGGATCAGGCAGGCCAGCGAGTGGAACAGTCCGAAATGGAGTTGAGTGCGACCCATCAGGATTTGATTTTGCGAGTAGCGGAGCGATATTTTGGCTTATTGGGCGCGTTGGATAACCTGCGGTATTCCGAGGCTCAGAAGGACACTCTAGGCCGGCAGCGCGAACAGACTCAGCAACGTTTCAACTATGGCGAAATTGCCATCACTGATGTGTCAGAATCCAATGCGGGTTATGATCGTGCAGTAGCCGATGAAATCGAAGCCCAACAACAGCTCAATGATGCCAGAGCGGCATTAAGGGAAATTACCGGCGAATACTATGACAATCTCTCAGCGCTCGCTGAGGATATTCCTTTAGTCAAGCCAGAGCCTTTGAACGAAAAGAACTGGACTGATCAGGCGCTGACGCAGAACCCACGCATTGTGGCAGCCACCATAGCCTCCAATATCGCCCGCGATGAGATTAGCCGGCTTGACTCGGCGCATCTGCCCAATCTCGATTTCAAGGCAAGCAATGGCTGGATGCAAACCGGTGGCCAGTTCGGCGACACTACTATTTTTTATAACAGTTTCGGGTTAGAGATGAATATGTCGTTATACGAAGGCGGTCAGATGACCTCGCGATCACGGGAGGCGGCGCATCGGCATGACGAAACCCTGGCTACACTGAAGCAAGAGCAGCGCAGTGCGGAAAGGCAATCTCGCGACGCCTTCTATGGCGTAGTGACTGGTGTCAGTCGTGTGCAGGCATTACGGCAAACTCTCAAGTCGCAAGAATTATCGATGAGAGAGATAGAGTCCGGCATTCAAGTCGGCAGTCGCACTACTCTTGATCTTGTCGTGGCGACGCGCGAATGGTATCGGGTCCAACGGGACTACGCCAAAGCCAGGTATGACTATTTGTTAAACACCCTGCGGCTCAAGCGCTCCGCTGGTATTCTCGAGTACGAAGATTTGGCAAAGATCAACACATTCTTGACTGGCTCTGGTTCGGCCTCGGTTTCAATCGACATGAAACAGATTCAGTAG